A section of the Bacteroidales bacterium genome encodes:
- a CDS encoding aminotransferase class IV codes for LQQLCHLIKYNNCSLGNVRIELIFHNGTTDFLAGFVPHSYPPPEQYIKGIKVVSLQAVRTNPNAKVLQQELRQQVEKILADKNIYEVILVNEEGMITEGSKSNFFAIADGKLFTPPLYQVLPGVTRKQILAMAAEHGIPLSEEPIPLKQVDNYEALFISGTSPKILPIAKFGTRKFDPLHPMLVQLRNLFNQRIDHYILAHRRICKEN; via the coding sequence TCTGCAACAGCTTTGCCATCTGATTAAATACAACAATTGCTCTCTGGGAAATGTGAGGATCGAACTGATTTTTCACAATGGCACCACAGATTTTCTGGCCGGATTTGTACCCCATTCTTATCCGCCGCCCGAACAATACATTAAAGGGATTAAAGTTGTCTCTCTCCAGGCAGTCCGCACCAATCCCAATGCAAAAGTTCTTCAGCAGGAACTGCGGCAGCAAGTGGAGAAAATTCTGGCTGATAAGAATATTTACGAAGTGATTCTGGTGAATGAAGAAGGGATGATTACCGAAGGCAGCAAAAGCAATTTTTTCGCAATCGCTGACGGAAAGCTGTTTACACCTCCGCTGTACCAGGTACTTCCCGGAGTTACCCGAAAACAGATTCTCGCCATGGCTGCTGAACATGGTATTCCGTTATCGGAAGAACCCATACCCCTTAAACAGGTTGACAATTACGAAGCTTTGTTCATTTCCGGAACTTCTCCAAAAATTCTTCCCATAGCAAAGTTCGGAACAAGGAAATTCGATCCCCTTCACCCTATGTTAGTGCAACTCCGGAACCTTTTTAACCAGCGTATTGATCACTATATCCTTGCTCACCGGCGTATCTGCAAGGAAAACTGA